In Phaseolus vulgaris cultivar G19833 chromosome 10, P. vulgaris v2.0, whole genome shotgun sequence, a single genomic region encodes these proteins:
- the LOC137817999 gene encoding uncharacterized protein, translating to MEESCQHLFMECDHAIRVWNLCHRWIGILSVQHNEIMTHFESFYLAQGSNKHNLIWRGVWAAVVRCIWEQRNLIVFDNGVADAEEIFHKAQLKSWLWLKHKEQVGARCFADWMMNPRLCMSSCNERRKEGQN from the coding sequence ATGGAAGAATCATGCCAGCATCTATTCATGGAGTGTGATCATGCCATACGAGTGTGGAATCTGTGCCACAGATGGATTGGGATTCTATCTGTTCAACATAATGAGATTATGACTCACTTTGAAAGCTTCTACTTGGCTCAAGGCAGCAACAAACATAATCTGATTTGGAGAGGAGTGTGGGCAGCTGTAGTTCGGTGCATTTGGGAACAAAGGAACTTGATCGTGTTTGATAACGGAGTGGCAGACGCGGAAGAAATCTTCCACAAGGCACAGCTCAAATCTTGGCTATGGCTTAAACATAAAGAACAGGTTGGTGCTCGCTGTTTTGCGGACTGGATGATGAATCCAAGGTTGTGTATGAGTAGCTGTAATGAGAGAAGGAAGGAGGGCCAAAACTGA
- the LOC137818945 gene encoding ubiquitin-conjugating enzyme E2-23 kDa-like isoform X1, translating to MSSPSKRREMDLMKLMMSDYKVEMINDGMQEFYVHFHGPNESPYHGGVWKVRVELPDAYPYKSPSIGFINKIYHPNVDEMSGSVCLDVINQTWSPMFDLVNVFEVFLPQLLLYPNPSDPLNGEAAALLMRDRTSYEQRVKEYCEKYAKPEDIGAATEEQSSDEELSEDEYDSSDEQVAGKADP from the exons atgtCTTCTCCAAGCAAGCGGCGAGAGATGGACTTGATGAAACT GATGATGAGTGACTACAAGGTGGAGATGATTAACGATGGAATGCAAGAGTTCTATGTGCATTTCCATGGACCCAATGAGA GTCCTTATCATGGAGGTGTGTGGAAAGTAAGAGTTGAGCTGCCAGATGCTTATCCTTATAAATCTCCTTCCATAGGCTTTATCAATAAGATCTATCACCCAAATGTTGATGAGAT GTCAGGATCAGTTTGTCTTGATGTTATCAATCAAACCTGGAGTCCCATGTTTG ATCTTGTCAATGTGTTTGAGGTGTTTTTACCACAACTTCTTCTGTATCCCAATCCGTCAGACCCCTTGAATGGAGAAGCTGCAGCTTTACTGATGCGTGATCGAACCAGTTATGAACAAAGGGTTAAAG AATACTGTGAGAAGTATGCTAAACCTGAGGACATAGGAGCTGCAACAGAAGAACAATCCAGTGATGAGGAGCTAAGTGAAGATGAATATGATTCTAGTGATGAACAGGTTGCTGGTAAGGCAGATCCCTAG
- the LOC137818945 gene encoding ubiquitin-conjugating enzyme E2-23 kDa-like isoform X2 has protein sequence MMSDYKVEMINDGMQEFYVHFHGPNESPYHGGVWKVRVELPDAYPYKSPSIGFINKIYHPNVDEMSGSVCLDVINQTWSPMFDLVNVFEVFLPQLLLYPNPSDPLNGEAAALLMRDRTSYEQRVKEYCEKYAKPEDIGAATEEQSSDEELSEDEYDSSDEQVAGKADP, from the exons ATGATGAGTGACTACAAGGTGGAGATGATTAACGATGGAATGCAAGAGTTCTATGTGCATTTCCATGGACCCAATGAGA GTCCTTATCATGGAGGTGTGTGGAAAGTAAGAGTTGAGCTGCCAGATGCTTATCCTTATAAATCTCCTTCCATAGGCTTTATCAATAAGATCTATCACCCAAATGTTGATGAGAT GTCAGGATCAGTTTGTCTTGATGTTATCAATCAAACCTGGAGTCCCATGTTTG ATCTTGTCAATGTGTTTGAGGTGTTTTTACCACAACTTCTTCTGTATCCCAATCCGTCAGACCCCTTGAATGGAGAAGCTGCAGCTTTACTGATGCGTGATCGAACCAGTTATGAACAAAGGGTTAAAG AATACTGTGAGAAGTATGCTAAACCTGAGGACATAGGAGCTGCAACAGAAGAACAATCCAGTGATGAGGAGCTAAGTGAAGATGAATATGATTCTAGTGATGAACAGGTTGCTGGTAAGGCAGATCCCTAG